The Longimicrobium sp. genome has a window encoding:
- a CDS encoding enoyl-CoA hydratase-related protein — protein AFTRMTGDLVKAIRGCPQPIIAAIDGACVGAGAILAMASDLRIGTARSKVAFLFTRVGLSGADMGACAMLPRIIGQGRASELLYTGRSMSGDEAERWGFYNRVVMPGDLMDEARALAQSLAAGPTFSHGMTKRCLHQEWSMGVDEAIEAEAQAQAICMQTEDFARAFRAFAAKERPVFQGN, from the coding sequence GCCTTCACCCGCATGACGGGCGACCTGGTGAAGGCCATCCGCGGTTGCCCCCAGCCCATCATCGCCGCCATCGACGGGGCCTGCGTGGGTGCGGGCGCCATCCTGGCGATGGCGAGCGACCTTCGCATCGGCACGGCGCGGAGCAAGGTGGCATTCCTCTTCACCCGCGTGGGCCTCAGCGGCGCCGACATGGGCGCGTGCGCCATGCTGCCGCGCATCATCGGGCAGGGGCGGGCGAGCGAGCTGCTGTACACGGGCCGCTCGATGAGTGGCGACGAGGCGGAGCGCTGGGGTTTCTACAACCGCGTCGTGATGCCCGGCGACCTGATGGACGAGGCGCGCGCCCTGGCCCAGTCGCTGGCCGCGGGCCCCACCTTTTCTCACGGGATGACGAAGCGCTGCCTGCACCAGGAGTGGTCGATGGGCGTGGACGAGGCGATCGAGGCCGAGGCGCAGGCGCAGGCCATCTGCATGCAGACGGAAGACTTCGCCCGCGCCTTCCGCGCGTTCGCGGCGAAGGAGCGGCCGGTGTTCCAGGGGAACTAA
- a CDS encoding endonuclease domain-containing protein, which yields MRGRTRQILEASRALRADTTYAEGVLWQALRGESVPGLRFRRQHAIGRVILDFYCPAVRLAIEVDGGVHDDEAQADRDGARTEALAHLGIRVIRFRNGEIVQQLPSVLGRIRQTAAEQPREKSGTTPGAPH from the coding sequence ATGCGCGGGCGGACGCGTCAGATCCTGGAGGCCTCTCGTGCCCTGCGCGCGGATACTACGTACGCGGAAGGTGTGCTCTGGCAGGCTCTGCGCGGCGAAAGCGTTCCTGGCCTACGATTCCGGCGGCAGCACGCCATCGGGCGCGTAATCTTGGACTTCTACTGCCCAGCCGTGCGACTCGCGATCGAGGTGGATGGTGGCGTGCATGACGACGAAGCCCAAGCGGATCGGGATGGCGCTCGCACGGAAGCACTCGCCCATCTGGGAATCCGCGTGATCCGCTTTCGCAACGGGGAAATCGTCCAGCAACTGCCATCCGTGCTCGGCCGAATTCGGCAAACTGCAGCCGAGCAGCCCAGGGAGAAATCAGGCACCACGCCAGGCGCACCACACTAG
- a CDS encoding acyl-CoA dehydrogenase family protein: MPDRTFLSWPFFSEEHRALAAELEVFVRQEVASLPHVETSVDAACRALVRVLGEGGWLMHAVTAPHGGARERLDVRTLCLVRETLARAWGLADFAFAMQGLGTGPITLFGSDALRERYLPLVASGERIAAFALSEPDAGSDVAAMRTTARRVDGGFVIDGVKTWISNAGIADHYVVFCRYPEAGERGYAAFVVDADNPGLRVAERIDVIAPHPLGRIELTECRVSADALVGEAGAGMRVALGTLDVFRPTVGAAALGFARRALDEALGWTRERQAFGKALNEFQLIQALLGEMALEVDASALLVYRAAWARDSGAERITREAAMAKLYATEAAQRVIDTAVQIFGGRGVVSGAPVETLYREIRALRIYEGTSEIQKLVIAGQLLKDEAARSI; the protein is encoded by the coding sequence ATGCCCGATCGCACCTTCCTCTCCTGGCCGTTCTTCTCCGAGGAGCACCGCGCGCTCGCCGCGGAGCTGGAGGTGTTCGTGCGCCAGGAAGTGGCGTCGCTGCCGCACGTGGAGACCAGCGTGGACGCCGCCTGCCGCGCGCTCGTCCGCGTGTTGGGCGAGGGCGGCTGGCTGATGCACGCCGTCACCGCCCCGCATGGCGGCGCGCGCGAGCGGCTGGACGTTCGCACGCTCTGCCTGGTGCGCGAAACGCTCGCCCGCGCATGGGGGCTGGCGGACTTCGCGTTCGCCATGCAGGGGCTCGGCACCGGCCCCATCACCCTTTTTGGGTCGGACGCGTTGCGCGAGCGCTACCTGCCCCTGGTCGCCTCCGGCGAGCGGATCGCCGCGTTCGCCCTTTCCGAGCCGGACGCGGGGAGCGACGTGGCCGCGATGAGGACCACGGCGCGGCGGGTGGACGGGGGGTTCGTGATCGACGGCGTGAAGACGTGGATCAGCAACGCGGGGATCGCCGACCACTACGTCGTGTTCTGCCGCTATCCCGAGGCCGGCGAACGCGGCTACGCGGCCTTCGTCGTGGACGCCGACAACCCCGGGCTGCGCGTGGCCGAGCGCATCGACGTCATCGCGCCCCATCCGCTGGGCCGCATCGAGCTCACCGAGTGCCGGGTGAGTGCGGACGCGCTCGTCGGAGAGGCAGGCGCGGGGATGCGGGTGGCGCTGGGCACGCTGGACGTCTTTCGCCCCACGGTGGGCGCGGCCGCGCTGGGCTTCGCGCGGCGCGCGCTGGACGAGGCGCTGGGGTGGACGCGCGAGCGGCAGGCGTTCGGCAAGGCGCTCAACGAGTTCCAGCTGATCCAGGCGTTGCTCGGCGAGATGGCGCTGGAGGTGGATGCCAGCGCCCTCCTGGTCTACCGCGCAGCGTGGGCGCGCGACTCCGGCGCGGAGCGCATCACCCGCGAGGCGGCCATGGCCAAGCTGTACGCCACCGAGGCCGCCCAGCGCGTGATCGACACCGCCGTGCAGATCTTCGGCGGGCGCGGCGTGGTCAGCGGCGCGCCGGTGGAAACGCTGTACCGAGAGATTCGCGCGCTGCGCATCTACGAAGGCACCAGCGAAATCCAGAAGCTGGTGATCGCCGGCCAGTTGCTGAAGGACGAGGCGGCACGGTCCATTTGA